In Gymnogyps californianus isolate 813 chromosome 20, ASM1813914v2, whole genome shotgun sequence, a single window of DNA contains:
- the SPACA6 gene encoding LOW QUALITY PROTEIN: sperm acrosome membrane-associated protein 6 (The sequence of the model RefSeq protein was modified relative to this genomic sequence to represent the inferred CDS: substituted 1 base at 1 genomic stop codon): MGWWWVPLMLVLGPWLPGNPGIQAGGPGLWQRVALASWLPGVHPCLLCFGPPIQRARLCRDITGAPLKDPRNRHCREALVQAAVPLASVTVGSGQREALQEIVMDALHFLEKQRDKKPFEVSLQEAVNIIWVKLSQLQEAPACIPPCGYQPAARVFQCATCRLVDCQFPLDCPVQDMWARADEAVTLHCDVPFATPPDLPITWMFAKDLRTQDLALFEELQGSAEGSLSLTLQDPTPGTITCHLGVLSEPLVRKYFYLNVSGGSMEAEQGLQARFRAVLRWPHGRTPLHHTASLGLGLALGSMALVLLLVXVLLTW; this comes from the exons atggggtggtggtgggtgcCCCTGATGCTGGTCCTGGGCCCCTGGCTCCCTGGAAACCCAGGCATCCAGGCAGGGGGACCTGGCTTGTGGCAGCGGGTGGCCCTGGCATCCTGGCTCCCTGGGGTgcacccctgcctgctctgctttgGGCCCCCCATTCAGCGGGCACGGCTCTGCCGTGACATTACTGGTGCCCCCCTCAAGGACCCCCGAAATCGACACTGCCGTGAGGCCCTTGTCCAGGCTGCTGTGCCACTCGCCTCTGTCACTGTAG GGTCGGGGCAGCGCGAGGCACTTCAGGAGATCGTCATGGATGCCCTGCATTTtctggagaagcagagggaCAAAA AGCCCTTTGAGGTATCTCTGCAGGAAGCCGTCAACATAATCTGGGTGAAGCTGAGCCAGCTGCAGGAAG caccaGCCTGCATCCCCCCCTGTG GGTACCAGCCAGCTGCCCGCGTCTTCCAGTGTGCTACCTGCCGGCTCGTGGACTGCCAGTTTCCCCTGGACTGCCCAG TGCAGGACATGTGGGCCCGCGCGGATGAAGCCGTCACACTGCACTGCGATGTGCCCTTTGCCACTCCCCCTGACTTGCCCATTACCTGGATGTTTGCCAAGGAT CTGCGCACACAGGATCTGGCGCTGTTTGAGGAGCTGCAGGGGAGTGCAGAGGGATCTCTCAGTTTGACCCTCCAGGACCCCACTCCGGGAACCATCACCTGTCACCTGGGGGTCCTTTCTGAGCCCTTGGTCCGCAAGTACTTCTACCTCAACG TATCAGGCGGAAGCatggaggcagagcagggactcCAGGCTCGGTTCAGAGCTGTGCTGCGCTGGCCCCACGGCAGGACCCCCCTGCACCACACGGCATcactggggctggggctggcactTGGCTCCATGGCACTCGTCCTGCTGCTGGTGTGAGTCCTCCTGACCTGGTAA
- the LOC127024565 gene encoding fibrinogen-like protein 1-like protein translates to MGLQAGTSLLRGDLVLLPTVVAMLLLCASAGPAVPTASSRSGFPADCSHLRKTSPSGVYVIQPAGSPPRVVWCDMDTEGKGWTVVQRNSHDTEITWKQSWTTYKYGFGNVQGDHWLGTEYLHLLTQQGTYKVRFIVRNKANVTHYAEYDIFRVESEASGYPLRLGRFSGDGDDYLTSYHPKKGGIHDNMKFSTTDKDQDQYSGNCANSYGGWWYDRCQNVLLNAKKHILWPGFCDNGDCASSLILVKPTDVC, encoded by the exons ATGG GGCTCCAGGCTGGGACAAGTTTGCTCCGTGGGGACCTTGTCCTCCTACCCACAGTGGTGGCGATGCTTCTCCTCTGCGCAAGCGCTGGCCCAGCAGTACCCACTGCCAGCTCCCGGAGTG GGTTCCCCGCTGACTGCAGCCATCTCCGCAAGACCAGCCCCAGCGGGGTGTACGTCATCCAGCCGGCAGGGTCTCCCCCACGCGTGGTGTGGTGCGACATGGACACCGAAGGCAAGGGCTGGACTGTTGTCCAGAGAAACTCTCATGACACTGAGATCACATGGAAGCAATCCTGGACCACCTACAAGTACGGCTTCGGGAACGTGCAGGGCGATCACTGGCTGGGCACCGAGTACCTGCACCTGCTGACGCAGCAGGGCACCTACAAGGTCCGCTTCATCGTGCGGAATAAAGCCAACGTCACCCATTACGCCGAGTATGACATCTTCAGGGTGGAGAGTGAGGCTAGTGGGTACCCACTGAGGCTGGGCCGGTTTTCTGGTGATGGGGATGACTATCTGACCAGCTATCACCCCAAGAAGGGGGGCATACACGACAACATGAAGTTCAGCACGACCGACAAGGACCAGGACCAGTACAGTGGGAACTGCGCCAACAGCTACGGGGGCTGGTGGTATGACAGGTGCCAGAACGTCCTGCTCAATGCCAAAAAACACATCCTTTGGCCAGGATTCTGCGATAATGGCGACTGCGCATCCTCCCTCATCCTGGTCAAACCCACAGACGTGTGCTGA
- the LOC127024564 gene encoding fibrinogen-like protein 1-like protein, protein MGFPASLEGVSHFIFSPSFPFLAAQCLLLLACVLVLAAPGHSMHIQTLNIFKKSPSDTSASALKKTSWPKDCSEVSAGSPSGVYVIQPTGLHPIVVYCEMNVTDGGWTVIQRNQQSTEITWAESWSTYKYGFGNVHTEYWLGTEYIHQICKQKVYEVRFVIWDAANNTKFADYNLFSLEDESHSYRLRLGTYSGTAEDAMNSDNPRNVHNNMKFSTKDRDQDTYRGNCASRSGGGWWYSACYSVRLNIKGGITWGSLCNENCKASAILIKPAPYH, encoded by the exons ATGGGATTTCCTGCCTCTCTGGAGGGAGTGTcacatttcatcttttctccatcttttccctttctagcAGCCCAGTGCCTTCTACTCCTTGCTTGCGTGCTGGTCTTGGCTGCCCCAGGCCACTCCATGCATATACAAACCCTAAACATCTTCAAGAAATCTCCCTCCGACACTTCGGCGAGTGCTCTGAAGAAAACCA GTTGGCCCAAGGACTGCAGCGAGGTCTCTGCTGGCAGCCCCAGCGGCGTCTACGTCATCCAGCCCACAGGACTGCACCCCATCGTGGTGTACTGCGAAATGAATGTGACAGATGGGGGCTGGACAGTCATCCAGAGGAACCAGCAGAGCACGGAGATCACCTGGGCCGAGTCCTGGAGCACCTACAAGTACGGCTTTGGGAACGTGCACACCGAGTACTGGCTGGGCACAGAGTACATCCATCAGATCTGCAAGCAGAAGGTCTACGAGGTCAGGTTTGTCATCTGGGATGCTGCAAACAACACCAAGTTTGCAGACTACAACCTCTTCAGCCTGGAAGATGAGTCCCACAGCTACCGGCTGAGGCTGGGAACGTACTCGGGGACAGCGGAGGATGCCATGAACTCAGACAATCCCAGGAATGTGCACAACAACATGAAGTTCTCCACAAAAGATCGAGATCAGGACACTTACAGAGGGAACTGTGCCTCCCGCTCTGGGGGCGGGTGGTGGTACTCAGCGTGTTATTCTGTACGGCTGAACATCAAGGGGGGCATAACGTGGGGCAGCCTGTGCAATGAGAACTGCAAAGCTTCGGCCATCCTCATCAAACCAGCTCCATACCATTAG